In the genome of Streptomyces collinus, one region contains:
- a CDS encoding O-methyltransferase, whose translation MPNAVSCTGSSAECSAVPSFEAATGTLLQQLVLAAGPLTVLQIGCPYESFTARLAAAVSENGHGRVICCEPETVRAEAAAAAVEKAGLGRYAEVREGRPERSLATVPGPVDLLLLGGPPESFLPLLKLVEPRMLPGAVVVAHGVRDVRALCAEFIAHVRFSGSGYVSLPLPFDGGVEMAVRAA comes from the coding sequence ATGCCCAATGCCGTTTCCTGCACCGGCTCTTCGGCCGAATGCTCCGCCGTTCCATCCTTCGAAGCCGCCACCGGAACCCTCCTCCAGCAGTTGGTGCTGGCGGCCGGTCCCCTCACCGTGCTCCAGATCGGCTGTCCGTACGAGTCGTTCACCGCGAGGCTCGCGGCCGCGGTGAGCGAGAACGGGCACGGCCGGGTCATCTGCTGCGAGCCGGAGACCGTACGGGCCGAGGCCGCCGCGGCGGCGGTCGAGAAGGCCGGACTCGGACGGTACGCGGAGGTCCGGGAGGGCCGTCCCGAGCGGTCGCTGGCGACCGTCCCCGGACCGGTCGACCTGCTGCTGCTCGGCGGCCCGCCGGAGTCCTTCCTGCCGCTGCTGAAGCTGGTGGAACCCAGGATGCTGCCGGGCGCGGTGGTGGTGGCCCACGGCGTACGGGACGTGCGGGCGCTGTGCGCGGAATTCATCGCCCACGTCCGGTTCTCCGGCAGCGGCTATGTGTCGCTCCCCCTTCCCTTCGACGGCGGCGTGGAAATGGCCGTCCGCGCCGCCTGA
- a CDS encoding ester cyclase family protein, translated as MTTVIPARQRTRNAELIRELYGTLYRERRFEEAGRFFHADCVEHDPGDWRTSDRTFPALRADIDHLVAGNDRVMLFATWTGRSRSGTELRLHTAELYRLRDGRVAEHWSVVDRDVLVGHGVDGGPDRSGQPAAPGLHGPHSDTERANAELVLGAYRDVFSEHRLELAERYYHQDYRHHNMRTDAVPDGLDAFKAFFADNIAAFPDLVTTVDHIVAADDRVMVFVTWTGTLTGAWSGGGPSGLPLEMRTCDQFRIERGKVAEHWEVVDYLALGRAGLPTP; from the coding sequence ATGACCACCGTGATCCCCGCCAGGCAGCGCACGCGCAACGCCGAGCTGATCCGCGAGCTGTACGGGACGCTCTATCGTGAGCGCCGCTTCGAGGAGGCGGGTCGCTTCTTCCATGCCGACTGCGTCGAGCACGACCCGGGCGACTGGCGGACATCGGACCGTACGTTCCCGGCGCTGCGCGCCGACATCGACCACCTGGTGGCCGGCAACGACCGGGTGATGCTCTTCGCGACCTGGACCGGACGCTCCCGCTCGGGTACCGAACTCCGGTTGCATACCGCTGAGTTGTACCGCCTGCGGGACGGTAGGGTCGCCGAGCACTGGAGCGTGGTGGACCGCGACGTGCTCGTCGGGCACGGTGTGGACGGCGGACCGGACCGGAGCGGTCAGCCGGCTGCCCCGGGTCTGCACGGCCCGCACAGCGACACCGAGCGGGCCAACGCGGAGCTGGTGCTCGGCGCGTACCGCGACGTCTTCAGCGAGCACCGGCTGGAGCTGGCCGAGCGCTACTACCACCAGGACTACCGGCACCACAACATGCGTACGGACGCGGTGCCGGACGGGCTCGACGCGTTCAAGGCGTTCTTCGCCGACAACATCGCCGCCTTCCCCGACCTGGTCACCACCGTGGACCACATCGTCGCCGCCGACGACCGGGTGATGGTCTTCGTCACCTGGACCGGCACGCTCACCGGCGCGTGGAGCGGAGGCGGGCCCTCCGGGCTGCCTCTGGAGATGCGCACCTGCGACCAGTTCCGGATCGAACGCGGGAAGGTCGCCGAGCACTGGGAGGTCGTGGACTACCTGGCCCTGGGGCGGGCCGGGCTGCCGACCCCGTGA
- a CDS encoding permease, with translation MAITKTVPQDGADPGQAERGDAHSGDARPADTATDGGRDAEARHLNSPLLLTLLLLTAVMFQDPLRGALAAPVMQSWMTVFVAVMVQALPFLVLGVLLSAAIAVFVPPSFFARALPKHPALAVPVAGAAGAVLPGCECASVPVAGALVRRGVTPAAALAFLLSAPAINPIVLTATAVAFPGNPEMVLARFVASLLVACSMGWLWHRLGRTDWLRPPARASYEGQSKGAAFWGSVRHDVTHAGGFLVIGAMAAATLKAVVPAQWLSLAAGNPVLSVLFLAALAVLLSICSEADAFVAASLTQFSLTARLTFLVVGPMIDLKLFAMQAGTFGRAFALRFAPATFALAVVVSALTGTVLL, from the coding sequence GTGGCCATCACGAAGACCGTCCCGCAGGACGGCGCCGATCCTGGGCAAGCCGAGCGCGGGGACGCCCACAGCGGGGATGCCAGGCCTGCGGACACCGCGACGGACGGCGGCAGGGATGCGGAGGCCCGGCACCTCAACTCCCCGCTCCTGCTGACCCTTTTGCTGCTGACGGCGGTGATGTTCCAGGACCCGCTCCGCGGGGCCCTGGCCGCACCGGTGATGCAGAGCTGGATGACGGTCTTCGTCGCGGTCATGGTCCAGGCGCTGCCGTTCCTGGTGCTCGGTGTGCTGCTGTCGGCGGCGATCGCGGTGTTCGTGCCGCCGTCGTTCTTCGCCCGGGCCCTGCCGAAGCACCCGGCGCTGGCGGTCCCGGTCGCGGGCGCGGCGGGCGCGGTACTGCCCGGCTGCGAGTGCGCGTCGGTGCCGGTGGCCGGCGCCCTGGTCCGCCGCGGCGTCACACCGGCGGCGGCTCTGGCCTTCCTCCTCTCGGCGCCCGCCATCAACCCCATCGTGCTGACGGCGACGGCCGTGGCGTTCCCCGGCAACCCCGAGATGGTCCTGGCCCGTTTCGTCGCCAGTCTGCTCGTGGCCTGCTCGATGGGCTGGCTCTGGCACCGCCTCGGCCGCACGGACTGGCTGCGTCCCCCGGCCCGCGCGTCGTACGAGGGACAGAGCAAGGGCGCGGCCTTCTGGGGCTCGGTCCGCCACGACGTGACGCACGCGGGCGGCTTCCTGGTGATCGGCGCGATGGCCGCGGCGACCCTGAAGGCGGTGGTCCCGGCGCAGTGGCTGAGCCTCGCTGCGGGCAACCCCGTGCTGTCGGTCCTGTTCCTCGCGGCCCTGGCCGTCCTGCTCTCCATCTGCTCGGAGGCGGACGCGTTCGTGGCGGCGTCCCTGACCCAGTTCTCGCTGACGGCCCGTCTGACGTTCCTGGTCGTCGGCCCGATGATCGACCTGAAGCTCTTCGCGATGCAGGCGGGCACCTTCGGCCGCGCCTTCGCCCTGCGCTTCGCCCCCGCGACCTTCGCCCTGGCCGTGGTCGTATCGGCCCTGACCGGAACGGTCCTGCTGTGA
- a CDS encoding NAD-binding protein: protein MIVCGDDGLAHRLAAELRGVYAEQVTLVVPPSGRRVRRPVAGRARAASAALLDRVVSAAAGRAGTGGAEPAPNDQVVEAAEVTDAVLTEVGADRAAALALVYDDDETNIRAALTARRFNPRLRLVLRLYNRRLGQHIEELLDQTAAVASGDGQGAGLDASTTVLSDADTAAPALAATALVGTSKVVQTEGLVLRAVERQPPRPGEVADPGLCTLALLSATSNDPAGADGSEGSGEHGPQLLPDEAAVAAATGRGTVVLEQVSYSGPSLPPGRGGVPPFASLFSRRLRWSLAGLVACVLALAVGLMIVTDEHPLYATYVTLLDLFGINDPAFHDSTARQVLQLLSGLVGLLLLPVLLAAVLEALGTFRSASALRKPPRGLGGHVVLLGLGKIGTRVLTRLRELHIPVVCVESDPDARGMATARRLRVPVVLGDVTQEGVLEAAKIHRAHALLALTSADTTNLEASLYARSVRPDLRVVLRLYDDDFATAVYRTLRAAHPFALTRSRSVSHLAAPAFAGAMMGRQILGAIPVERRVLLFAEVDVAGHPQLEGRTVGEAFRAGAWRVLALNTSPPGGRRGEAELPGEERVPASGLVWDLPPTYVLGPGDRVVLAATRRGLAELLGRRRRERSGA from the coding sequence ATGATCGTGTGCGGTGACGACGGGCTCGCGCACCGGCTGGCCGCCGAACTCCGCGGTGTCTACGCCGAGCAGGTCACGCTCGTCGTACCGCCCTCCGGGAGGCGGGTGCGCCGGCCTGTGGCCGGGCGGGCCCGGGCCGCTTCGGCGGCGCTGCTCGACCGGGTGGTGAGCGCGGCCGCCGGCCGGGCGGGGACGGGCGGTGCCGAACCGGCCCCGAACGACCAGGTCGTCGAGGCCGCCGAGGTCACCGACGCCGTGCTCACCGAGGTGGGCGCCGACCGGGCGGCGGCGCTCGCCCTCGTCTACGACGACGACGAGACCAACATCCGCGCCGCGCTCACCGCCCGCCGCTTCAACCCCCGCCTCCGCCTCGTACTGCGGCTGTACAACCGGCGGTTGGGGCAGCACATCGAGGAACTGCTCGACCAGACCGCGGCCGTGGCCTCCGGGGACGGGCAGGGCGCGGGCCTCGACGCGTCGACGACGGTGCTGTCCGATGCCGACACGGCCGCGCCCGCACTGGCCGCCACCGCCCTCGTCGGCACCAGCAAGGTCGTCCAGACGGAAGGACTCGTGCTGCGTGCGGTGGAACGGCAGCCGCCGCGGCCGGGCGAGGTCGCCGACCCGGGACTGTGCACCCTGGCGCTGCTGTCCGCGACGAGCAACGACCCGGCCGGCGCGGACGGTTCCGAGGGCAGCGGGGAGCACGGGCCGCAGTTGCTGCCGGACGAGGCGGCGGTGGCGGCGGCGACCGGGCGCGGCACCGTCGTCCTGGAGCAGGTGTCGTACTCCGGGCCGTCCCTGCCCCCCGGGCGGGGTGGTGTGCCGCCGTTCGCCTCGCTGTTCTCGCGGCGGCTGCGGTGGTCGCTGGCCGGGCTGGTGGCCTGTGTGCTGGCGCTCGCCGTCGGGTTGATGATCGTGACCGACGAGCACCCGCTGTATGCCACGTACGTGACGCTGCTCGATCTGTTCGGCATCAACGATCCCGCCTTCCACGACTCGACCGCGCGCCAAGTGCTGCAACTGCTGTCCGGGCTGGTCGGGTTGTTGCTGCTGCCGGTGCTGCTGGCCGCGGTGCTGGAGGCACTCGGCACGTTCCGCAGCGCCTCGGCGCTGCGCAAGCCGCCGCGGGGGCTCGGCGGTCATGTGGTGCTGCTCGGGCTCGGCAAGATCGGGACGCGGGTGCTGACGCGGCTGCGGGAGCTGCACATCCCCGTGGTGTGCGTGGAGTCCGACCCGGATGCCCGCGGGATGGCCACGGCACGGCGGCTGCGGGTGCCGGTGGTGCTCGGGGACGTCACGCAGGAGGGCGTGCTGGAGGCCGCGAAGATCCACCGAGCGCACGCGCTGCTGGCGCTGACCAGCGCGGACACGACGAACCTGGAGGCGTCGCTGTACGCACGCTCCGTGCGGCCCGATCTGCGGGTCGTGCTGCGGCTGTACGACGACGACTTCGCGACGGCCGTGTACCGCACGCTGCGGGCCGCGCATCCCTTCGCCCTCACCCGGAGCCGGAGTGTGTCGCATCTGGCCGCGCCCGCGTTCGCCGGGGCGATGATGGGTCGGCAGATCCTGGGCGCGATCCCGGTGGAGCGGCGGGTGCTGCTGTTCGCGGAGGTGGACGTGGCCGGGCATCCGCAGCTGGAGGGGCGGACGGTCGGGGAGGCGTTCCGAGCCGGGGCCTGGCGGGTCCTGGCGCTCAACACGTCACCTCCCGGTGGACGTCGGGGAGAGGCCGAGCTCCCGGGTGAGGAGCGGGTACCGGCGTCGGGACTGGTGTGGGATCTGCCTCCTACGTACGTGCTGGGGCCCGGGGACCGGGTGGTGCTGGCGGCCACTCGACGAGGGCTCGCGGAGCTGCTGGGGCGGAGGCGGCGGGAGCGGTCGGGAGCGTAA
- a CDS encoding TIGR03943 family putative permease subunit, with the protein MNRLAQTALLFLLGATLLHAGTTDLYLRYVKEGLRPLVLLAGAVLIVTAAATLWYDRRGTATHERGTPTHDHHREPRVSWLLTLPVLALILVAPPALGSYSAAHTGTALTKPFGFPALPTGDAPLRLAVADYAGRAIYDDGRALRDRELKITGFVTLDRKGAPYLVRMGLNCCAADAQPVKIALTGNVPPVLRPDTWLEITGTYTPRRTKDPVNDGPIPYLEVTTARPVPTPHDPYDETWNT; encoded by the coding sequence GTGAACCGCCTGGCCCAGACGGCCCTCCTCTTCCTGCTCGGCGCGACCCTCCTGCACGCGGGCACGACCGACCTCTACCTGCGCTACGTCAAGGAGGGCCTGCGCCCCCTGGTCCTCCTGGCGGGCGCCGTCCTGATCGTCACGGCGGCGGCAACCCTCTGGTACGACCGCCGCGGCACCGCCACGCACGAGCGAGGCACCCCCACCCACGACCACCACCGAGAACCCCGCGTCTCCTGGCTCCTCACGCTCCCGGTCCTCGCCCTGATCCTGGTCGCCCCGCCGGCCCTGGGCTCCTACAGCGCGGCCCACACCGGCACGGCCCTGACCAAGCCCTTCGGCTTCCCGGCCCTCCCCACCGGCGACGCCCCCCTCCGCCTCGCCGTGGCCGACTACGCCGGCCGCGCGATCTACGACGACGGCCGCGCCCTCCGCGACCGCGAGCTGAAGATCACCGGTTTCGTCACCCTGGACCGCAAGGGCGCCCCCTACCTGGTCCGCATGGGCCTCAACTGCTGTGCGGCGGACGCCCAGCCGGTCAAGATCGCCCTGACGGGCAACGTCCCTCCCGTCCTGCGCCCGGACACATGGCTGGAGATCACCGGCACCTACACACCCCGCCGCACGAAGGACCCGGTCAACGACGGCCCGATCCCCTACCTGGAGGTGACGACCGCGAGACCGGTCCCCACTCCGCACGACCCGTACGACGAGACGTGGAACACCTGA
- a CDS encoding GNAT family N-acetyltransferase, protein MEIRSLDGDEPATIAALLPGFRDTMSLELPGDPPVTEALLARLFQRRHGTERIVLAAYDGGTPAGVLKLGLDLGDPSGPGHGSLWVFPGFRRRGAGRALVAAGLVALRERGRELLLADAPRAAGGERFAAELGADLIGESVRHRLRPAGPARAALEAAATRPVPGYRLVAWQGPCPDDLVESYARAWSALEERVNGQARIRRPSADDVRAREAEAERAGHVPHVVAALPEHGTSIVAYATLFVRNSPMADVGETLVLPKHRRRGLATWLKGELLLGAARENNRLALIQVFNDTADTAVVALNRKLGFEADSYWSTYALKA, encoded by the coding sequence ATGGAGATTCGTAGCCTCGACGGCGATGAGCCGGCGACCATTGCCGCGTTGCTTCCCGGATTCCGGGACACCATGAGCCTGGAACTGCCCGGTGATCCACCGGTGACGGAGGCCCTGCTGGCGCGGCTGTTCCAGCGGCGGCACGGGACGGAACGGATCGTGCTGGCCGCGTACGACGGCGGCACCCCGGCCGGTGTGCTGAAGCTGGGGCTCGATCTGGGAGATCCGAGCGGGCCGGGACACGGTTCGCTGTGGGTTTTCCCGGGGTTCCGGCGACGCGGTGCCGGGCGGGCGCTGGTGGCTGCGGGGCTGGTGGCGCTGCGGGAGCGCGGGCGGGAGCTGCTGCTGGCCGACGCTCCCCGGGCGGCGGGCGGCGAGCGGTTCGCGGCGGAGCTCGGAGCCGACCTCATCGGCGAGAGCGTGCGCCATCGGCTCCGCCCGGCCGGGCCCGCTCGCGCGGCGCTGGAGGCGGCCGCAACCCGGCCGGTGCCCGGTTACCGGCTGGTGGCGTGGCAGGGGCCCTGCCCCGACGACCTGGTGGAGTCCTACGCCCGGGCCTGGAGCGCCCTGGAGGAGCGGGTCAACGGCCAGGCCAGGATCCGGCGTCCCTCCGCCGACGACGTACGGGCGCGGGAGGCCGAGGCGGAGCGGGCCGGGCATGTGCCCCACGTGGTGGCGGCACTGCCCGAGCACGGTACGTCGATCGTCGCGTACGCCACCTTGTTCGTGCGCAACAGCCCGATGGCGGACGTCGGCGAGACGCTGGTGCTGCCCAAGCACCGGCGGCGTGGTCTCGCCACCTGGCTGAAGGGCGAACTGCTGCTCGGGGCCGCCCGGGAGAACAACCGGCTCGCGCTGATCCAGGTCTTCAACGACACCGCCGACACCGCTGTGGTCGCGCTCAACCGGAAGCTCGGCTTCGAGGCCGACTCGTACTGGTCGACGTACGCGCTCAAGGCCTGA
- a CDS encoding FAD-binding oxidoreductase: MRAAALRDRLDGDLVLPDETGFALARQLQNTEYDTIEPSAVAYCASERDVALCVRHAREQGVRLHVRGGGHSFNGWSTGEGLVVDLSRMNHAVAEGPVVRLGAGVQSLDALDALRSQGRQIVTGTFPTVAAGGFLTGGGIGWQTRRFGLGSDRVAAARVVLADGRAVRCSPTEEPDLYWASRGGGGGTFGVVTEFEVRSIDAPAMTGFETLWAYDDAVEVLTAWQEWAVDGPDELGTSLVVLPGMFGPGGRPVVRVWGAHLGPDEALHEGLDELAERAGCKPLSRTVAARGGYAEVMHEALCGSKSVSQCRRTGTGPEAEGHRHPYTRQSYRLTGRSATRAESAALLDAWDPALDAVGQERYLLCIALGGAANRVPVSATAYAHRDARFLIGYQFACREAEADPAAPARLTALADRAAEALTPLACGSYINFPSSRVGGDWETEYFGANRFRLRAVKRAYDPEDFFRHAQSIGRAPTTEVES; encoded by the coding sequence ATGCGGGCGGCGGCGCTGCGGGACCGGCTCGACGGGGACCTGGTTCTGCCGGACGAGACGGGCTTCGCTCTGGCCCGGCAGCTGCAGAACACCGAGTACGACACGATCGAGCCGTCGGCCGTCGCGTACTGCGCCTCCGAGCGGGATGTCGCGCTGTGCGTGCGGCACGCCCGGGAGCAGGGGGTGCGGCTGCACGTCCGGGGCGGCGGACACAGCTTCAACGGCTGGTCGACCGGTGAGGGGCTGGTCGTCGACCTGTCCCGGATGAACCACGCCGTCGCCGAGGGGCCCGTGGTGCGGCTGGGGGCGGGCGTCCAGTCCCTGGACGCGCTGGACGCCCTGCGGTCCCAGGGGCGGCAGATCGTCACCGGGACGTTTCCCACGGTCGCCGCGGGCGGATTTCTGACCGGCGGCGGGATCGGCTGGCAGACGCGCAGGTTCGGGCTGGGCAGCGACCGGGTCGCGGCCGCGCGCGTCGTGCTCGCGGACGGCAGGGCCGTCCGCTGCTCGCCCACCGAGGAACCCGATCTGTACTGGGCCTCGCGCGGCGGGGGCGGCGGCACCTTCGGGGTGGTCACGGAGTTCGAGGTGCGGTCGATCGACGCGCCCGCCATGACCGGCTTCGAGACGCTGTGGGCGTACGACGACGCTGTGGAGGTGCTGACGGCCTGGCAGGAGTGGGCCGTGGACGGCCCCGACGAGCTCGGCACCTCTCTGGTCGTGCTGCCGGGCATGTTCGGGCCCGGCGGGCGCCCCGTGGTCCGGGTCTGGGGGGCGCACCTGGGTCCGGACGAGGCCCTGCACGAGGGTCTGGACGAACTGGCGGAGCGGGCCGGGTGCAAGCCGCTGAGCAGGACCGTCGCCGCGCGGGGCGGGTATGCCGAGGTGATGCACGAGGCGCTGTGCGGCTCGAAGTCGGTGTCCCAGTGCCGTCGTACGGGAACCGGGCCCGAGGCCGAGGGGCACCGCCACCCGTACACCCGGCAGAGCTACCGGCTCACCGGCCGGTCCGCGACCCGGGCGGAATCGGCGGCACTGCTCGATGCCTGGGATCCCGCACTCGACGCGGTGGGCCAGGAGCGCTATCTGCTGTGCATCGCGCTGGGCGGAGCGGCGAACCGGGTGCCGGTCAGCGCCACCGCCTACGCGCACCGGGACGCCCGGTTCCTGATCGGCTATCAGTTCGCCTGCCGTGAGGCGGAGGCGGACCCGGCGGCGCCGGCGCGGCTGACCGCGCTGGCGGACCGTGCCGCCGAGGCACTCACGCCGCTCGCTTGCGGCTCGTACATCAACTTCCCCAGCTCGCGGGTGGGCGGGGACTGGGAGACGGAGTACTTCGGCGCGAACCGGTTCCGGCTGCGCGCCGTGAAGCGGGCCTACGACCCCGAGGACTTCTTCCGGCACGCGCAGAGCATCGGCCGTGCCCCGACGACCGAGGTGGAGTCATGA
- a CDS encoding S9 family peptidase: MTESNGSAARDQHEQAVQAGRQERMPDWEKRFRAPRVSLPDWAEDAPDRSLFVSNATGTYELYAWDRSTGEQRQVTDRPNGTTDGVLSPDGAWIWWFDDKDGDEFGVWRRQPFAGGADEPAAEGLEASYPAGLALGRDGRTAVVGRSTDEDGTTIHLVRTGEEPVQIYRHRESAGVGDLSHDGSLIAVEHTEHGDAMHSALRVLRPDGTAVADLDDTEGGTRELGLEVLGFAPVDGDTRLLIGHQRRGRWEPLVWDVATGEETDLALELPGDVSAEWYPDGSGLLIAHSFEARSELFRYDLAGRTLSEIPTPKGTVSGATARPDGSVEFLWSSSAEPSAVRSTTGGVVLDPPGMKSPGSVPVEDVWVEGPGGRIHALVQKPQGATGPFPTVFDIHGGPTWHDSDSFAAGPAAWVDHGYAVIRVNYRGSTGYGRAWTDALKHRVGLIELEDIAAVREWAVTSGLADPERLILTGGSWGGYLTLLGLGVQPDAWTLGIAAVPVADYVTAYHDEMEALKAMDRTLLGGTPEEVPDRFEASSPLTYVDRVKAPVYISAGVNDPRCPIRQIENYVKRLEARGAVHEVYRYDAGHGSLVVDERIKQVRLELEFAERHLKGVPGAQ; this comes from the coding sequence ATGACTGAGAGCAACGGGTCCGCCGCGCGGGACCAGCACGAGCAAGCGGTACAGGCGGGACGGCAGGAGCGGATGCCGGACTGGGAGAAGCGCTTTCGGGCGCCCCGGGTGTCCCTGCCCGACTGGGCGGAGGACGCGCCGGACCGCTCCCTGTTCGTCTCGAACGCGACCGGGACGTACGAGCTGTACGCCTGGGACCGGTCGACGGGCGAGCAGCGCCAGGTGACGGACCGGCCGAACGGCACGACGGACGGCGTGCTGTCCCCGGACGGCGCGTGGATCTGGTGGTTCGACGACAAGGACGGCGACGAGTTCGGCGTGTGGCGCCGCCAGCCCTTCGCGGGCGGCGCGGACGAACCGGCCGCCGAGGGCCTGGAGGCCTCCTACCCGGCCGGCCTCGCCCTCGGCCGTGACGGGCGCACGGCGGTCGTGGGCCGCTCCACGGACGAGGACGGCACGACCATCCACCTGGTGCGCACCGGCGAGGAACCGGTGCAGATCTACCGCCACCGCGAATCGGCCGGCGTCGGCGACCTCTCCCACGACGGTTCGCTCATCGCCGTCGAGCACACCGAGCACGGCGACGCGATGCACTCCGCGCTGCGCGTCCTGCGCCCCGACGGCACCGCGGTCGCCGACCTCGACGACACCGAGGGCGGTACCCGGGAGCTGGGCCTGGAGGTCCTCGGCTTCGCTCCCGTCGACGGTGACACGCGTCTGCTCATCGGCCACCAGCGCCGCGGCCGCTGGGAGCCCCTGGTGTGGGACGTGGCCACCGGCGAGGAGACGGACCTGGCGCTGGAGCTGCCGGGCGACGTCAGCGCCGAGTGGTACCCGGACGGCAGCGGCCTGCTCATCGCGCACAGCTTCGAGGCCCGCAGCGAGCTGTTCCGCTACGACCTGGCCGGCCGCACCCTCTCGGAGATCCCGACCCCGAAGGGCACGGTGTCCGGAGCGACGGCCCGGCCCGACGGCAGCGTGGAGTTCCTGTGGTCCTCGTCGGCCGAGCCGTCGGCGGTGCGCTCCACGACCGGCGGTGTCGTGCTCGACCCGCCCGGCATGAAGTCGCCCGGCTCGGTGCCGGTGGAGGACGTGTGGGTGGAGGGCCCCGGAGGCCGCATCCACGCCCTCGTCCAGAAGCCGCAGGGCGCAACGGGCCCGTTCCCCACGGTCTTCGACATCCACGGCGGCCCCACCTGGCACGACAGCGACTCCTTCGCGGCGGGCCCCGCGGCCTGGGTCGACCACGGCTACGCGGTGATCCGTGTCAACTACCGCGGTTCCACGGGTTACGGCCGGGCCTGGACGGACGCCCTGAAGCACCGTGTCGGTCTCATCGAGCTGGAGGACATCGCCGCGGTCCGCGAGTGGGCCGTCACCTCCGGCCTCGCCGATCCCGAGCGCCTGATCCTCACCGGCGGCTCCTGGGGCGGCTATCTCACCCTGCTCGGCCTCGGCGTCCAGCCCGACGCGTGGACCCTGGGCATCGCGGCGGTGCCCGTCGCCGACTACGTCACGGCGTACCACGACGAGATGGAAGCGCTGAAGGCGATGGACCGCACGCTCCTGGGCGGCACGCCGGAGGAGGTCCCCGACCGCTTCGAGGCCTCGTCCCCCCTCACCTACGTAGACCGGGTCAAGGCCCCGGTCTACATCTCGGCCGGCGTCAACGACCCCCGTTGCCCGATCCGGCAGATCGAGAACTACGTCAAGCGCCTGGAGGCCCGAGGCGCGGTCCACGAGGTGTACCGCTACGACGCCGGGCACGGGTCGCTGGTGGTGGACGAGCGGATCAAGCAGGTGCGGCTGGAGCTGGAGTTCGCGGAGAGGCACCTCAAGGGGGTGCCGGGCGCCCAGTAG
- a CDS encoding SDR family NAD(P)-dependent oxidoreductase, producing the protein MRTDLRNKVVLVTGASSGIGRATAVAYGEEGAKVAITYHSNEDGARETARLVTEAGGTALVVRYDLADERCIRDAVGRVAEEWGGIDVLVANAVVWSEAIPRPGQPVPRFEDVPAKQWQEVLRTSVDAVFHTLQAVLPWMRGRPWGRIVLLGAGLADTGKAGAGAYGAGKSALFGLMRSLAWELGPDGILVNMVVPGQTSTETVRAHVPPGFLEEKGKTLPSGRMSAPEDVARAITFLGSAANGNTNGETLRVTGGA; encoded by the coding sequence ATGAGGACGGATCTGCGGAACAAGGTCGTACTGGTCACCGGCGCCTCCTCGGGCATCGGCCGGGCGACGGCCGTGGCGTACGGGGAGGAGGGGGCCAAGGTCGCGATCACGTACCACAGCAATGAGGACGGGGCCCGGGAGACGGCCCGGCTGGTGACCGAGGCGGGCGGGACTGCGCTGGTGGTGCGCTACGACCTCGCGGACGAGCGGTGCATACGGGACGCCGTGGGGCGGGTCGCCGAGGAGTGGGGCGGCATCGACGTGTTGGTGGCCAACGCGGTGGTCTGGAGCGAGGCGATCCCGCGGCCCGGGCAGCCGGTGCCGCGCTTCGAGGACGTGCCGGCCAAGCAGTGGCAGGAGGTGCTGCGTACGTCCGTCGACGCCGTGTTCCACACGCTGCAGGCGGTCCTGCCGTGGATGCGCGGACGGCCGTGGGGCCGGATCGTGCTGCTCGGCGCGGGCCTGGCGGACACCGGCAAGGCCGGGGCGGGGGCCTACGGCGCGGGCAAGTCCGCGCTCTTCGGGCTGATGCGCAGCCTGGCCTGGGAGCTGGGGCCCGACGGGATCCTGGTCAACATGGTCGTGCCGGGCCAGACCAGCACCGAGACCGTGCGGGCGCACGTGCCCCCGGGCTTTTTGGAGGAGAAGGGCAAGACCTTGCCGTCGGGCCGGATGTCCGCGCCCGAGGACGTGGCCCGGGCCATCACCTTCCTGGGCTCGGCCGCCAACGGCAACACCAACGGCGAGACGCTCCGCGTGACGGGCGGCGCCTGA